In one Candidatus Caccoplasma merdavium genomic region, the following are encoded:
- a CDS encoding META domain-containing protein, with product MKKFYFMAATAILMMLGACSSKNVSLEGSWLIETAYGQPVVVVDTAIITFDTQAMQVSGCNGCNRFFGPYSVSEKQTLSLKNLATTMMACPDALSEGEIMRAFNETNTFDVKEKKDKTYLYFYNDKKEEIMSLVSVL from the coding sequence ATGAAAAAGTTTTATTTCATGGCCGCAACGGCCATTTTGATGATGTTGGGGGCCTGCTCCTCCAAAAATGTTTCGCTGGAAGGTTCGTGGTTGATTGAGACTGCCTACGGACAGCCTGTCGTTGTGGTCGATACGGCCATAATCACGTTCGATACCCAGGCCATGCAGGTGTCGGGCTGTAATGGTTGCAACCGCTTCTTCGGACCTTATTCGGTTTCGGAAAAACAGACCCTGTCCCTTAAAAATCTGGCAACAACGATGATGGCGTGCCCCGATGCGTTATCGGAGGGTGAAATCATGCGTGCCTTCAACGAAACAAACACCTTTGATGTGAAAGAGAAGAAAGACAAAACGTATCTCTACTTTTACAATGACAAGAAAGAAGAGATTATGTCGTTGGTATCAGTATTATAA
- a CDS encoding type I restriction enzyme HsdR N-terminal domain-containing protein produces MIALNLPEYPFRLKSEEGKTFIYDDLRKRFVALTPEEWVRQHFVQYLIREKGYPAGRIGNEISLIQNGRKRRCDTVIYDTYGLPFVIVEYKAPHVEITQAVFDQIVRYNSVLQVRYLIVSNGIMHYCCKVDYVQNQCHFLSDIPQYRALNHPVDKVSPPIGSKPVKK; encoded by the coding sequence ATGATTGCACTGAATCTTCCCGAATACCCGTTCCGGCTCAAATCGGAAGAGGGAAAAACCTTCATATACGACGATTTGCGCAAGCGATTCGTCGCCCTTACTCCCGAAGAATGGGTTCGCCAGCATTTCGTACAGTACTTGATTCGGGAAAAAGGGTACCCTGCCGGCCGTATAGGGAATGAAATCTCCTTGATTCAGAACGGCCGCAAACGTCGTTGCGATACCGTAATATACGACACATACGGTCTTCCGTTTGTCATTGTCGAATACAAAGCTCCACATGTCGAGATCACGCAAGCCGTGTTCGACCAAATCGTGCGTTACAACTCCGTATTACAGGTTCGCTATCTCATTGTATCAAACGGCATTATGCATTATTGCTGCAAGGTCGATTATGTCCAAAACCAATGTCATTTTCTTTCAGACATACCTCAATATAGGGCATTGAATCACCCGGTAGACAAGGTATCACCTCCGATTGGTTCGAAGCCTGTTAAAAAGTAA
- a CDS encoding MBL fold metallo-hydrolase yields MKNIRFYAALLLSAAFSVACTDTSSNQSVGNVSQQEHITLGHIEATAIQDNATPHFMPVTLFPDAGDSLISALDLNDGIPSSMSAFWVTNDSISILFDTGMGGPQSQLLPRLKSLGISPEEVEYIYLTHFHGDHIGGLMRGDTIVFPNAQLYASKVEYEAWLDMEAGNGPATKAMNAYNDRLHLFAFGDTLPGEVIALSAIGHTPGHTVYRIGDLLIVGDIIHGAALQIPHPEVCATYDMDKEEAIKTRRYYLDYAQKNQLTMAGMHFPAPGFK; encoded by the coding sequence ATGAAAAACATACGATTTTATGCAGCTCTTTTGCTCTCTGCGGCATTTTCTGTTGCCTGCACCGACACGTCGTCCAATCAATCGGTCGGAAATGTTTCCCAACAGGAACACATCACCCTCGGCCACATCGAAGCAACGGCCATACAAGATAATGCCACTCCGCATTTCATGCCCGTCACCCTTTTCCCCGATGCCGGAGACAGCCTTATCTCGGCACTGGACCTGAACGACGGAATCCCCTCGTCGATGAGCGCTTTCTGGGTTACGAACGACTCCATTTCGATTCTTTTCGATACCGGCATGGGAGGCCCTCAAAGCCAACTGCTGCCCCGCCTGAAAAGCCTCGGAATATCGCCCGAAGAGGTTGAATACATCTATCTGACCCATTTCCACGGAGACCACATCGGTGGATTGATGCGCGGCGACACGATTGTTTTCCCCAACGCCCAACTGTATGCCTCGAAAGTCGAGTATGAAGCATGGCTCGATATGGAAGCGGGCAACGGCCCGGCCACAAAGGCCATGAATGCCTACAACGACCGCCTGCATCTGTTTGCATTTGGCGATACACTGCCCGGAGAGGTCATCGCTCTCTCCGCCATTGGCCACACACCGGGACATACCGTTTATCGCATCGGTGACCTGCTCATTGTCGGAGACATCATTCATGGCGCAGCCTTGCAGATACCGCACCCCGAAGTGTGTGCGACATACGACATGGACAAGGAAGAGGCCATAAAAACACGTCGTTACTACCTCGATTACGCCCAGAAAAACCAACTCACGATGGCCGGAATGCATTTCCCGGCACCGGGATTTAAATAA
- a CDS encoding GNAT family N-acetyltransferase, which produces MNHHRFPVNIRPIKPEEITLLSDFLYEAIDQPAGQPLLPRTIIQHPSLWCYIESFGAREGDACLVAESDTLVVGAIWVRYMHGCGYVDDDTPEISLSLYPAYRNNGIGSQLLNSMLDLLKNNGVKKVSLSVSRTNRAVSLYKRFGFEIIDRDRVLTTTDYLMQRYL; this is translated from the coding sequence ATGAATCATCATCGTTTTCCTGTAAATATCAGACCCATCAAACCCGAGGAAATCACTCTGTTGAGTGATTTCCTCTATGAAGCCATCGACCAACCCGCCGGCCAACCCTTATTACCACGAACCATCATACAGCACCCGTCACTGTGGTGTTATATCGAATCATTCGGGGCGCGCGAAGGCGACGCATGCCTGGTTGCCGAAAGCGACACACTCGTTGTCGGGGCTATATGGGTGAGATACATGCATGGGTGTGGATATGTCGACGACGATACGCCCGAAATATCCTTGTCGCTATACCCGGCCTATCGTAACAATGGTATCGGCAGCCAACTTCTGAACAGCATGCTCGATTTATTAAAAAACAATGGGGTAAAAAAAGTTTCTCTGTCGGTCAGCCGCACAAATCGGGCCGTCTCCTTATACAAACGCTTCGGTTTCGAAATTATTGACAGGGATAGAGTCCTTACAACCACCGACTACCTCATGCAGCGCTACCTCTGA
- a CDS encoding helix-turn-helix transcriptional regulator, with the protein MDEIELRDKDLKERIKWLIRYYQLNDAMFAQKIQTNRSTLSQCLNGPNGVSKELIMKIHDAYPTISLEWLMIGSGEAFKSAQPTSSLDKIYQPENETKRADAQVETEYARDFASDTPKNRSLFSENKDYMPKNINVQPSEDSGVENRRVVKIMVFYSDNTFETYSLDSAK; encoded by the coding sequence ATGGACGAAATCGAGTTGCGAGATAAGGATTTGAAGGAGCGCATTAAATGGTTGATACGTTACTATCAACTCAACGATGCCATGTTTGCACAGAAGATACAGACCAATCGGTCTACATTGTCTCAATGCCTCAACGGGCCGAACGGGGTCAGCAAGGAGTTAATCATGAAAATACATGATGCCTACCCGACCATTTCGCTCGAATGGCTCATGATAGGAAGCGGTGAGGCATTCAAGTCGGCACAGCCTACATCGTCATTAGACAAGATTTACCAGCCCGAGAATGAGACAAAACGGGCAGATGCTCAGGTCGAGACGGAATATGCCAGGGATTTTGCCTCTGATACCCCCAAAAACCGCTCTTTATTTTCTGAAAACAAGGATTATATGCCTAAAAATATCAATGTGCAACCGTCAGAGGATTCTGGGGTAGAAAACCGTCGTGTCGTAAAAATCATGGTATTCTATTCCGATAACACGTTTGAGACCTATTCTCTCGACAGTGCGAAATAG
- a CDS encoding nitroreductase, with product MKRKNLIGLMSLAMAVAVVSCSPAPQNNEVAANEENLVVKTIMERRSIRKYQEKPVSRDTLQILTECGINAPSAVNRQQWQVRVVDNPEYINGITAIYLEANPKAGEDPNFKNMFRNAPAVIFVASPKSGEAQFDCGLLSENIMLAAQSMGLGTCCLGSPIRFMKESKEAAVYVEQLQLPDDYELLYAIAVGYPDEAPAAKPRDAGKVKFID from the coding sequence ATGAAAAGAAAGAATTTAATTGGCCTTATGAGTCTGGCCATGGCTGTGGCCGTAGTATCATGTTCGCCGGCACCGCAAAACAACGAAGTTGCCGCAAATGAAGAGAACCTTGTGGTTAAAACCATCATGGAACGTCGTAGCATACGCAAGTATCAGGAGAAACCCGTTTCCCGTGACACGTTGCAAATTTTGACCGAGTGTGGCATCAACGCTCCAAGTGCTGTGAACCGCCAACAATGGCAGGTGCGGGTTGTCGATAATCCCGAATATATCAATGGCATAACAGCCATCTATCTCGAAGCCAACCCGAAAGCGGGAGAAGACCCCAATTTCAAAAATATGTTCCGCAACGCTCCTGCCGTGATTTTTGTGGCATCGCCCAAAAGCGGAGAGGCACAATTCGATTGTGGATTGCTGAGTGAGAACATCATGTTGGCAGCCCAGTCGATGGGATTGGGTACCTGCTGTCTCGGGAGTCCGATACGCTTTATGAAAGAAAGCAAAGAAGCCGCCGTATATGTCGAGCAACTGCAACTCCCCGATGATTATGAACTGCTCTATGCGATTGCCGTGGGTTATCCCGATGAAGCACCCGCAGCCAAGCCCCGTGATGCTGGCAAAGTGAAATTTATCGATTGA
- a CDS encoding FAD-binding protein translates to MVKEISIRILPQQAATENGIKDFLGREYALNKNEIQAVRILKRSIDARKRQVFINLTVRIYINEQPQDDLFTPISYGDVSDRQPAVVVGAGPAGLFAALRLIELGMRPIVLERGQDVHQRRKDIARISREHIVDNESNYCFGEGGAGAFSDGKLYTRSKKRGSVERILSILCQHGASPAILSDAHPHIGTDKLPLVIENIRHTILRSGGEVRFGTRVDELIFDNQKVIGVKSHDGNIFYGPVILATGHSARDIYYYLHTHDIALEAKGFAVGVRLEHPQELIDRIQYHNPAGRGRYLPAAEYSFVTQVDGRGVYSFCMCPGGFVVPAASGQNQLVVNGMSPSNRGSRWANSGMVVEIRPEDLPGYETGDVLAGIKFQEEIERQCFVNGNCRQTAPAQRMTDFVHGKISADLPSSSYAPGVLSSPLHFWMPEFITRRLRQGFLHFGQISHGFLTREALMIGVETRTSSPVRIPRDNESLNHIGLEGLYPCGEGAGYAGGIVSAAIDGERCAEALAQKYQSHN, encoded by the coding sequence ATGGTCAAAGAAATCTCCATCAGGATACTACCCCAACAAGCCGCAACGGAAAACGGAATCAAGGATTTTCTGGGTCGGGAATATGCGCTCAACAAGAATGAGATTCAAGCCGTCAGGATATTGAAACGCTCTATCGACGCCCGGAAACGGCAGGTATTCATCAATCTGACCGTCCGCATCTACATCAACGAACAGCCGCAAGACGACCTCTTCACACCCATCTCCTACGGAGACGTATCTGACAGACAACCGGCGGTCGTCGTAGGTGCCGGACCGGCCGGACTCTTTGCCGCACTCCGACTCATCGAACTGGGTATGCGCCCCATCGTCCTCGAACGGGGACAGGACGTCCACCAACGACGCAAAGACATCGCCCGCATCAGTCGCGAACACATTGTCGACAACGAGTCGAACTATTGTTTTGGCGAAGGCGGTGCCGGAGCTTTCTCCGACGGGAAATTATACACTCGCAGCAAAAAGCGAGGCTCGGTCGAGCGCATTCTGTCCATTCTCTGCCAGCACGGAGCCTCGCCCGCCATACTTTCCGATGCTCACCCGCACATCGGTACCGACAAGTTGCCGTTGGTCATAGAAAACATTCGCCACACGATTCTGCGTTCAGGAGGTGAAGTAAGATTTGGGACACGCGTAGACGAACTTATATTTGACAATCAAAAAGTTATTGGCGTCAAATCTCACGACGGGAACATTTTTTACGGGCCGGTAATTTTAGCAACAGGACATTCAGCGCGGGACATATACTACTACTTGCACACCCACGATATAGCACTTGAAGCAAAAGGTTTCGCCGTTGGAGTGCGCCTCGAACACCCCCAAGAACTTATCGACCGCATACAATACCACAACCCCGCCGGTCGTGGACGTTATCTTCCGGCAGCCGAGTACAGCTTTGTCACACAGGTCGACGGTCGCGGGGTCTATTCGTTCTGCATGTGTCCCGGAGGTTTTGTCGTACCCGCTGCCAGTGGACAAAATCAATTGGTCGTCAATGGTATGTCTCCCTCAAACCGAGGTTCGCGCTGGGCCAACTCGGGCATGGTGGTCGAGATACGTCCCGAAGACCTTCCCGGTTATGAAACCGGTGATGTCTTGGCCGGCATCAAGTTCCAAGAAGAAATCGAAAGGCAATGCTTTGTCAACGGGAACTGCCGACAGACGGCCCCGGCTCAACGCATGACCGACTTCGTACACGGGAAAATATCGGCCGACTTACCTTCTTCCTCATACGCTCCCGGCGTCCTGTCATCGCCATTGCACTTTTGGATGCCCGAATTTATCACGCGTCGACTTCGTCAAGGATTTCTCCACTTCGGACAAATATCCCACGGATTCCTTACACGCGAAGCTCTTATGATAGGCGTCGAAACCCGCACCTCTTCGCCCGTGCGCATACCCAGAGACAATGAGTCATTGAACCATATTGGTCTCGAAGGTCTTTATCCTTGTGGTGAGGGTGCCGGATATGCCGGAGGCATCGTCTCGGCAGCTATTGACGGAGAGCGATGCGCCGAAGCACTTGCCCAAAAGTATCAATCACATAATTAA
- a CDS encoding dihydroorotate dehydrogenase electron transfer subunit has translation MKKYVLDLRVTENQALHAHYVLLKATTPDGAPLPEMLPGQFAELRVDGSATTFLRRPISINYVDTGKNEVWFLIQLVGDGTRMLATLEPGDTLNAVLPLGNGFSAPKSGEKVLLVGGGVGTAPMLYLGDWLKAKDVQPHFLLGARSAQDILQKEHFETLGPVDITTEDGSCGEMGYVTQHSLLQREHFDRIYTCGPKPMMVAVARYAREQGIVCEVSLENTMACGVGACLCCVENTVEGHVCVCKEGPVFNIEKLLWQI, from the coding sequence ATGAAAAAATATGTATTGGATTTGCGGGTGACCGAGAATCAGGCGTTGCATGCGCATTATGTGCTATTGAAAGCAACGACTCCCGATGGTGCGCCGTTGCCCGAAATGTTGCCCGGCCAATTTGCCGAATTGCGTGTCGATGGCTCCGCCACGACATTTTTGCGTCGCCCCATATCGATCAACTATGTCGATACCGGGAAGAACGAGGTATGGTTTCTCATACAACTTGTTGGCGACGGAACGCGCATGTTGGCCACGCTGGAACCGGGGGATACGTTGAACGCCGTACTGCCGCTGGGTAATGGATTTTCAGCTCCGAAATCAGGCGAGAAAGTGCTGCTTGTTGGCGGCGGTGTGGGAACAGCACCGATGCTCTATTTGGGCGATTGGTTGAAAGCCAAGGACGTGCAACCTCATTTCTTGCTGGGAGCCCGTTCGGCACAAGATATTTTGCAGAAAGAGCATTTTGAAACCCTGGGTCCGGTCGATATTACCACAGAAGACGGTTCTTGCGGGGAAATGGGGTATGTCACACAACATTCGCTGTTGCAACGTGAACACTTCGACCGCATCTATACCTGTGGCCCCAAACCCATGATGGTGGCCGTTGCCCGATATGCTCGGGAACAAGGTATCGTGTGCGAGGTCTCGCTCGAAAATACAATGGCTTGCGGGGTCGGTGCCTGCCTCTGTTGTGTCGAGAATACGGTCGAGGGGCATGTATGTGTTTGTAAAGAAGGTCCGGTATTTAATATAGAGAAATTGTTATGGCAGATTTGA
- a CDS encoding threonylcarbamoyl-AMP synthase, protein MIEDDIKKACEVMEKGGLILYPTDTIWGIGCDATNEEAVKRVYEIKNRIDSKALIILVDKPAKVDFYVREVPEIAWDLIEVADKPLTIVYPHARNLAPNVLAQDGSVGIRITREEFSRKLCERFRKAIVSTSANISGQPSPACFAEISDEIKQAVDYIVTYRQEDPTKPAPSSVIAIGDGGVIKILRP, encoded by the coding sequence ATGATAGAAGATGACATAAAAAAAGCCTGCGAAGTCATGGAGAAAGGCGGGCTTATTCTCTATCCGACCGACACGATTTGGGGCATCGGTTGCGATGCCACCAACGAAGAGGCCGTGAAACGGGTATATGAAATAAAAAACCGCATCGACAGCAAGGCACTGATCATATTGGTCGACAAACCGGCCAAAGTCGACTTCTATGTACGCGAGGTTCCCGAGATTGCTTGGGACCTTATCGAGGTGGCCGACAAGCCACTGACCATTGTGTATCCTCACGCCCGCAACTTGGCACCGAATGTCTTGGCGCAAGATGGCAGCGTAGGCATACGCATCACCCGGGAAGAATTTTCTCGGAAACTGTGCGAACGATTCAGGAAAGCAATCGTTTCGACATCGGCCAACATCAGCGGCCAACCCTCCCCGGCATGCTTTGCCGAAATCTCCGACGAGATAAAACAGGCTGTCGATTACATCGTCACCTACCGTCAGGAGGACCCGACGAAACCCGCACCATCGAGTGTCATCGCCATTGGTGACGGAGGTGTCATAAAAATACTACGACCCTGA
- the radA gene encoding DNA repair protein RadA produces MAKLKTIYVCTQCGAESPKWLGKCPSCGEWNSYVEEVISSKPTTAQNISFHSESGRSKPQKLDDISVAQEERIDLHDDELNRVLGGGLVPGSMVLIGGEPGIGKSTLVLQTVLRLSGKKVLYVSGEESARQLKMRADRLQGNNPDCYIVCETALEEIFTHIRQVKPEIVIIDSIQTISTQNIESSPGSITQVRECAAAILKFAKESHTPVLLIGHINKEGSIAGPKVLEHIVDAVLQFEGDRHYMYRILRSIKNRFGSTAELGIYEMMQNGLREVSNPSELLLTQDREGLSGVAISAAIEGIRPFLIEVQSLVSTAAYGTPQRSATGFDLRRMNMLLAVLEKRVGFKLAQKDVFLNIAGGLKVNDPAMDLGVISAILSSNMDLAIERNVAMTGEVGLSGEIRPVTRVEQRILEAEKLGFGRILVPVHNLKGFDTKRLQIEIIPVRKVEEAFRQLFG; encoded by the coding sequence ATGGCCAAACTCAAAACGATATATGTATGTACCCAATGTGGTGCCGAATCGCCCAAATGGCTCGGTAAATGCCCGTCATGCGGAGAATGGAACAGTTATGTCGAGGAAGTAATCAGTTCCAAACCGACAACGGCACAAAATATTTCCTTCCACTCCGAATCGGGACGTTCCAAACCTCAAAAGCTCGACGACATTTCTGTGGCACAAGAGGAACGCATCGACCTGCACGACGATGAGCTCAACCGCGTTTTGGGGGGCGGCCTCGTTCCCGGCTCCATGGTACTGATAGGCGGGGAACCCGGTATCGGGAAATCGACGCTTGTCCTGCAAACGGTTTTGCGCCTTTCGGGGAAAAAGGTCCTTTATGTCTCGGGCGAAGAGAGTGCTCGCCAACTGAAAATGCGGGCCGACCGCCTGCAAGGGAACAATCCCGATTGCTACATCGTGTGCGAGACGGCTCTCGAAGAGATATTCACCCACATACGCCAGGTAAAGCCCGAGATTGTCATTATCGACTCCATACAGACCATCTCGACGCAAAACATCGAATCTTCCCCGGGAAGCATTACCCAAGTCAGAGAATGTGCCGCAGCCATATTGAAATTTGCCAAAGAATCGCACACCCCGGTGCTGCTCATAGGTCACATCAACAAGGAGGGCAGCATTGCCGGCCCCAAAGTATTGGAACATATCGTCGACGCGGTTTTGCAATTCGAAGGCGACCGGCACTATATGTATCGCATCTTGCGCTCGATTAAAAACCGTTTTGGCAGCACCGCCGAACTGGGTATCTACGAAATGATGCAAAACGGACTGCGCGAAGTAAGCAACCCCTCGGAGTTGCTGCTCACCCAAGACCGGGAAGGGCTAAGCGGAGTCGCCATATCGGCAGCCATCGAAGGCATACGGCCTTTTCTTATCGAAGTGCAATCGCTGGTAAGCACGGCCGCCTACGGCACCCCCCAACGGTCGGCGACCGGATTCGACCTGCGCCGCATGAACATGTTGCTGGCCGTGCTCGAAAAAAGAGTCGGTTTCAAACTGGCGCAAAAAGATGTATTCCTCAACATTGCCGGCGGACTGAAAGTCAACGACCCGGCCATGGATTTGGGCGTCATCAGTGCGATTTTGTCTTCGAACATGGACTTGGCCATAGAACGCAACGTGGCCATGACGGGAGAAGTTGGCCTTTCGGGTGAAATACGCCCGGTGACCCGGGTCGAGCAACGCATTCTCGAAGCCGAGAAACTCGGCTTCGGCCGTATTCTCGTTCCCGTGCACAACCTCAAAGGTTTCGACACAAAACGTCTTCAAATCGAAATCATTCCGGTGCGGAAAGTCGAAGAGGCATTCCGTCAATTATTTGGATAA
- a CDS encoding carbon starvation protein A, producing the protein MISFCIALATLLIGYFVYGKFVERIFGIDPSRKTPAVANPDGVDFVPLPSWKIFMIQFLNIAGLGPIFGAIMGAKFGVSSFLWIVFGTIFAGAVHDFLAGMISLRHNGESLPETIGRYLGITAKQVMRCFTVILMILVGVVFVAGPADLLAMLTPEHLDSTFWIYVIFAYYILATMFPIDKIIGRIYPIFAVALIFMAIGILIMLLVTFPDIPEITDGLSNKSADPVNNPIFPMMFISIACGAISGFHATQSPLMARCMTNERQGRGIFYGAMITEGIVALIWAAAATYFFSPEGQAFFNVTEPDKINGNSAIIVDLISKGWLGIVGGALAILGVVAAPITSGDTAFRSARLIVADFLHVEQRSILKRLYISVPLFLVAIVILIYNLSDPAGFEKIWRYFAWSNQALAVFTLWAITIYLSQKGKPYWITLIPALFMMTVVLTYILFDRSGIALSYTNSIVISLIITAASAIYFFVRRTANKRI; encoded by the coding sequence ATGATCTCTTTTTGTATTGCATTGGCAACCTTGCTCATTGGTTACTTTGTTTATGGAAAATTTGTTGAGCGCATTTTCGGCATCGACCCGTCAAGAAAAACCCCGGCCGTTGCCAATCCCGATGGGGTGGATTTCGTTCCACTACCCAGTTGGAAAATATTTATGATTCAGTTCCTAAATATCGCCGGACTGGGCCCGATTTTCGGTGCCATCATGGGAGCTAAATTCGGGGTCTCCTCCTTCCTGTGGATTGTTTTCGGTACCATTTTTGCCGGAGCCGTACATGACTTCCTGGCAGGCATGATTTCCCTCCGCCACAACGGTGAAAGCCTCCCCGAAACCATTGGTCGGTATTTGGGTATCACCGCCAAGCAAGTCATGCGATGCTTCACCGTTATTCTCATGATTCTGGTAGGAGTCGTATTCGTTGCCGGACCGGCCGATTTGCTGGCCATGCTTACCCCCGAGCATCTCGACTCGACATTTTGGATTTATGTCATTTTTGCCTATTACATTTTGGCAACGATGTTCCCCATCGACAAAATCATAGGACGCATCTACCCCATCTTTGCCGTAGCGCTCATATTCATGGCCATCGGCATTCTGATTATGTTGCTTGTCACCTTCCCCGACATACCTGAGATTACCGATGGTCTCTCCAATAAATCGGCCGATCCGGTCAATAACCCGATATTCCCCATGATGTTTATCAGCATCGCCTGCGGTGCCATATCGGGATTCCACGCCACACAGTCGCCACTTATGGCACGCTGCATGACCAACGAACGCCAAGGACGCGGCATATTTTACGGAGCCATGATCACCGAGGGTATCGTCGCACTGATTTGGGCCGCTGCTGCCACTTACTTTTTCAGCCCCGAAGGCCAGGCATTCTTCAACGTAACCGAGCCTGACAAAATAAACGGGAACTCGGCCATCATCGTCGACCTCATATCCAAAGGTTGGTTGGGCATTGTGGGTGGAGCGCTGGCTATACTTGGAGTGGTTGCCGCCCCCATCACGTCGGGAGACACGGCATTCCGTTCGGCACGACTCATTGTCGCCGACTTTTTGCATGTCGAGCAACGCAGCATTCTCAAACGGCTGTATATTTCTGTACCGCTCTTCTTGGTAGCCATCGTCATTCTCATTTACAATCTCTCCGACCCGGCCGGATTTGAAAAGATTTGGCGGTACTTTGCATGGAGCAACCAAGCTCTTGCGGTCTTCACATTGTGGGCTATCACCATTTATCTTTCACAAAAAGGGAAACCCTATTGGATTACACTCATACCGGCACTTTTCATGATGACTGTCGTACTCACCTATATATTGTTCGACCGTTCGGGCATAGCACTCTCCTACACCAACTCGATTGTCATCTCATTGATTATCACAGCGGCCTCGGCCATATATTTCTTTGTGCGCCGTACCGCAAACAAAAGAATCTAA
- the holA gene encoding DNA polymerase III subunit delta: MAQKETSTHVPIISDIRRKAFKPVYLLMGEEPYYIDLITDEIVKNALNDDERDFNQTIVYGADTDMSAILTASRRYPMMAERQLVVVKEMQMMRSIDDLLLYLQNPQPTTVLVLNYKNGFLKNKKIIAEINRQGVVYESKRIYESQLSAFVSGYVRDKYIAIDDRANNMLCEAIGTNLSRMAGEIDKLCVLLSLSGEKRITADMVELHVGISKEFNNTELIKAISQRDLLKANRIVKYYGQNSKSEQPFIAFGSLFTFFSNLLLLHYSTCPKNNNGIAAELGVNWYAAEDYVNGLRLYKAGKCVEVISDIRRYDARSKGVECASDTSICDLLRELIFKIMH; the protein is encoded by the coding sequence ATGGCCCAAAAAGAAACATCGACGCATGTACCTATAATCTCCGATATTCGGCGGAAGGCGTTCAAACCCGTGTATCTGCTTATGGGTGAGGAGCCTTACTACATCGACTTGATTACCGATGAGATTGTGAAAAATGCGTTGAATGATGATGAACGCGATTTCAATCAGACGATTGTGTATGGAGCCGACACCGACATGTCGGCCATTCTCACGGCTTCGCGTCGCTATCCGATGATGGCCGAGCGCCAGTTGGTTGTCGTCAAGGAGATGCAGATGATGCGAAGCATCGACGATTTGCTCCTTTACTTGCAAAATCCGCAACCCACGACGGTATTGGTACTCAATTACAAGAATGGCTTTTTAAAGAATAAGAAAATTATCGCGGAAATCAATCGACAAGGCGTCGTGTACGAATCGAAGCGTATCTACGAAAGCCAGCTGTCGGCTTTTGTCAGCGGTTATGTGCGCGACAAATACATCGCCATTGATGACCGTGCCAATAACATGTTGTGTGAGGCAATAGGGACAAACTTGTCGCGTATGGCCGGAGAAATAGACAAACTGTGTGTGCTTTTGTCGCTTTCGGGTGAGAAGCGCATCACAGCCGACATGGTAGAGTTGCATGTGGGTATCAGCAAGGAGTTCAACAATACCGAATTGATTAAAGCCATTTCTCAACGAGACCTCCTGAAAGCCAATCGGATTGTGAAATATTACGGTCAAAATTCAAAATCGGAACAACCGTTTATTGCCTTCGGGTCTCTCTTTACGTTTTTTTCCAATTTACTTCTGTTGCATTATTCGACATGTCCCAAAAACAACAACGGCATTGCTGCCGAATTGGGCGTGAACTGGTATGCGGCCGAAGATTATGTCAATGGACTGAGGTTGTATAAAGCCGGTAAATGTGTAGAGGTTATTTCGGACATACGACGTTATGATGCTCGTTCAAAAGGAGTGGAGTGCGCTTCCGATACCTCGATTTGTGATTTGCTGAGAGAGCTTATCTTTAAAATCATGCATTAA